Proteins encoded in a region of the Cumulibacter manganitolerans genome:
- a CDS encoding DNA-3-methyladenine glycosylase family protein: MSTAAHRSSHTLALPTPYDAGRLFAFLASRAIPGVEIAEQTDGQWLYARSLVLDGGAGSVRLRTDGRSVDVLALTTAPRDASAVLQIARRVLDLHTDPVEVDAALAEDPALAPLVAARPGLRVPGAADGYELAVRAILGQQISVARASALAGRIVAAHGSELPAALSVDDRLTHLFPAPAALAAAAPDAFPMPRSRGRSLNALGAAVDSGELDLRPDVDPAEAGDRLLALHGIGPWTVGYVRMRALADPDILLDGDLIVRRSAEALGMPGAARALAAHAARFAPWRSYVTMHLWAAYDPAPRSAR, encoded by the coding sequence GTGAGCACCGCCGCGCATCGATCCAGTCACACCCTGGCGCTGCCGACGCCGTACGACGCGGGGCGGCTGTTCGCGTTCCTGGCCAGCAGGGCCATCCCGGGCGTCGAGATCGCCGAGCAGACCGACGGCCAGTGGCTCTACGCCCGCTCGCTGGTGCTGGACGGCGGCGCCGGCTCGGTACGGCTGCGCACCGACGGCCGGTCGGTCGACGTACTGGCGCTGACGACCGCGCCTCGCGACGCCTCGGCCGTCCTGCAGATCGCGCGGCGGGTCCTCGATCTGCACACCGACCCCGTCGAGGTGGACGCCGCCCTCGCCGAGGACCCTGCGCTCGCGCCGCTGGTGGCCGCCCGGCCCGGGCTGCGGGTGCCCGGCGCCGCCGACGGCTACGAGCTCGCCGTGCGCGCGATCCTCGGCCAGCAGATCTCGGTCGCCCGCGCGTCGGCGCTCGCAGGCCGGATCGTCGCGGCACACGGCAGCGAGCTGCCCGCCGCGCTCTCCGTGGACGACCGGCTCACCCACCTGTTCCCCGCTCCGGCGGCCCTCGCCGCCGCGGCTCCCGATGCCTTTCCGATGCCACGCTCGCGCGGACGCTCCCTGAACGCACTCGGCGCCGCGGTGGACAGCGGGGAGCTCGACCTGCGCCCGGACGTCGATCCCGCCGAGGCCGGCGACCGGCTGCTGGCGCTGCACGGCATCGGCCCGTGGACGGTCGGCTACGTCCGGATGCGCGCGCTCGCCGACCCCGACATCCTGCTGGACGGCGACCTGATCGTCCGCCGCTCGGCCGAGGCGCTCGGCATGCCCGGCGCCGCCCGTGCCCTCGCCGCGCACGCGGCCCGCTTCGCCCCCTGGCGTTCCTACGTCACCATGCACCTGTGGGCGGCGTACGACCCGGCGCCGCGCTCGGCGCGCTGA
- a CDS encoding DNA recombination protein RmuC, giving the protein MDALTLIVLLIAVICLALGAAAGYWAGRRSAPADVPLEVDAAVGPLRDTLARVEGVLQTGEKERARAQGELREQVRAMHTLQATLGTQTTALVNALRAPQVRGRWGEMQLRRIVESAGMIDHCDFSEQYAATNDERRLRPDLVVHLTHERSVAVDAKVPFTAFIAALEADDQQRARLVREHAKQVRAHIDVLASKGYQDALDDSPEFTVMFLPSDAFLQMALQHDPALLERGFDRNVVVATPSTLLALLRTVAHTWRQDTVAREAQQILALGQQLHQRIGIFAGHLSKVGAALTSSVTHYNRAVGSLERNLLSTSRRLHELGVTSTDHETPDQLEQSVRELHLADPPAAGLTDPALDAPAPPSPMPERRHA; this is encoded by the coding sequence ATGGACGCACTCACCCTGATCGTGCTGCTGATCGCCGTCATCTGCCTCGCGCTCGGCGCCGCCGCCGGCTACTGGGCCGGACGCCGCTCGGCCCCCGCCGACGTACCCCTCGAGGTCGACGCCGCCGTCGGGCCGCTGCGCGACACCCTCGCCCGCGTCGAGGGCGTCCTGCAGACCGGCGAGAAGGAGCGCGCCCGCGCGCAGGGCGAGCTGCGCGAGCAGGTACGCGCCATGCACACCCTGCAGGCCACGCTCGGCACCCAGACCACCGCGCTCGTCAACGCCCTCCGCGCCCCGCAGGTGCGCGGCCGGTGGGGCGAGATGCAGCTGCGGCGCATCGTCGAGTCGGCCGGGATGATCGACCACTGCGACTTCAGCGAGCAGTACGCCGCCACGAACGACGAGCGCCGGCTGCGCCCCGACCTGGTCGTGCATCTCACGCACGAGCGGTCCGTGGCGGTCGACGCCAAGGTGCCGTTCACCGCGTTCATCGCGGCCCTCGAGGCCGACGACCAGCAACGCGCCCGGCTGGTGCGCGAGCACGCCAAGCAGGTCCGCGCGCACATCGACGTCCTCGCCTCGAAGGGCTACCAGGACGCGCTCGACGACTCGCCCGAGTTCACCGTGATGTTCCTGCCCAGCGACGCCTTCCTGCAGATGGCGCTGCAGCACGACCCCGCCCTGCTCGAGCGCGGCTTCGACCGCAACGTCGTCGTCGCCACGCCGTCCACGCTGCTCGCGCTGCTGCGCACCGTCGCACACACCTGGCGGCAGGACACCGTCGCCCGCGAGGCCCAGCAGATCCTCGCGCTCGGCCAGCAGCTGCACCAGCGCATCGGTATCTTCGCCGGTCACCTGTCCAAGGTCGGCGCGGCGCTCACCAGCAGCGTCACGCACTACAACCGGGCCGTCGGCTCGCTGGAGCGCAACCTGCTGAGCACCTCCCGCAGGCTGCACGAGCTCGGCGTCACCAGCACCGACCACGAGACGCCCGACCAGCTCGAGCAGTCGGTGCGCGAGCTGCACCTCGCCGACCCGCCCGCCGCCGGGCTCACCGACCCCGCGCTGGACGCCCCCGCCCCGCCGTCCCCGATGCCCGAGCGGCGGCACGCCTAG
- a CDS encoding enoyl-CoA hydratase → MDTRWISYETVDDGRIAVISLNRPKQRNAQNRGLLVELDEAFRAAEKDDTVRVVVLRGEGPSFSSGHDLGSREGVAEREPGPGQHPSYQSDGGSYAAIERTWRQEWHYYLSNTRRWRDLRKITIASVNGPVIAGGLMLMWCCDLIVASEDAFFCDPVGSRLGMCGVEYFAHPWEFGARKTKELLLTGDGIDAEEAYRLGMVSKIFPNDDLEEKTLEFARRIAKRPTMTSMMIKESVNQTTDIQGFHNATQAALSLHEMNHGHWQVVTNGESIVPSGVPGADDFLESGVMLPARKNEVWPTAGGAK, encoded by the coding sequence ATGGACACCCGATGGATCAGCTATGAGACGGTGGACGACGGACGGATCGCCGTCATCTCGCTGAATCGGCCGAAACAACGCAACGCCCAGAACCGAGGGCTGCTCGTCGAGCTGGACGAGGCGTTCCGTGCTGCCGAGAAGGACGACACGGTCCGGGTGGTCGTGCTGCGAGGCGAAGGACCCTCCTTCTCGTCCGGTCACGATCTCGGTTCGCGGGAGGGCGTCGCCGAGCGCGAGCCCGGACCCGGCCAGCATCCGTCGTACCAGTCGGACGGCGGGTCGTACGCCGCAATCGAACGCACCTGGCGCCAGGAGTGGCACTACTACCTGTCGAACACCCGCCGCTGGCGCGACCTTCGCAAGATCACGATTGCGTCGGTGAACGGCCCGGTCATCGCCGGGGGTCTCATGCTCATGTGGTGCTGCGACCTGATCGTCGCGAGCGAGGATGCGTTCTTCTGCGACCCGGTCGGCTCGCGGCTTGGCATGTGCGGCGTGGAGTACTTCGCTCATCCGTGGGAGTTCGGGGCACGAAAGACGAAGGAGCTCCTCCTGACCGGCGACGGGATCGATGCCGAAGAGGCCTACCGGCTGGGCATGGTCAGCAAGATCTTCCCCAACGACGATCTCGAGGAAAAGACTCTCGAATTCGCGCGACGGATCGCCAAGCGTCCGACGATGACCTCGATGATGATCAAGGAGTCGGTCAACCAGACCACCGACATCCAGGGGTTCCACAACGCCACGCAGGCTGCGTTGAGCCTGCACGAGATGAACCACGGTCACTGGCAGGTCGTCACGAACGGTGAGTCGATCGTGCCGAGCGGCGTACCGGGCGCGGATGACTTCCTGGAGTCCGGCGTGATGCTGCCCGCGCGCAAGAACGAGGTCTGGCCGACAGCCGGCGGCGCCAAGTAG
- a CDS encoding DUF6542 domain-containing protein, whose translation MNDEHEPRRRADDDPAAPRSKWAVRPGFVDDSFGTRRGEPEPDAPRTRRPASEIIGDVRARASEADYPTRSTVRRPGVPAGDRPRPRLDPDYAGRSEDGAVRRAPRAPLYDESTRVEPEMGENRDLKAVSTSGGRLIMAGFGGVILIVVGGLVGAIVDFLFTDRIGVVTAIGLTLAAAVAALVTRKRDLLSIIVAPPLVYAVVATVVLLMSARTIRVTSIADLAIRGFPAMALATGLAALIAGIRLLTSKKGERS comes from the coding sequence GTGAACGACGAGCACGAGCCCCGCCGGAGAGCCGACGACGACCCGGCTGCGCCGCGGTCGAAGTGGGCCGTGCGTCCCGGATTCGTCGACGACTCGTTCGGGACCCGCCGCGGCGAACCGGAGCCCGACGCCCCCCGCACCCGGCGGCCGGCCAGCGAGATCATCGGCGACGTGCGGGCGCGTGCCTCCGAGGCCGACTACCCGACGCGCAGCACCGTCCGACGTCCCGGCGTGCCGGCCGGCGACCGCCCGCGGCCGCGGCTGGATCCGGACTACGCGGGCCGCTCCGAGGACGGCGCCGTGCGCCGCGCACCCCGCGCTCCGCTGTACGACGAGTCGACGCGCGTGGAGCCCGAGATGGGCGAGAACCGCGACCTCAAGGCCGTCTCGACGTCCGGTGGACGCCTCATCATGGCCGGCTTCGGCGGCGTCATCCTCATCGTCGTCGGCGGCCTGGTGGGCGCGATCGTCGACTTCCTGTTCACCGACCGGATCGGCGTCGTCACCGCGATCGGGCTCACCCTCGCCGCGGCGGTCGCCGCGCTGGTCACCCGCAAGCGCGACCTGCTGTCGATCATCGTCGCGCCGCCACTGGTCTACGCCGTGGTGGCGACCGTCGTGCTGCTGATGTCCGCGCGCACGATCCGGGTGACGAGCATCGCCGACCTGGCCATCCGCGGGTTCCCCGCGATGGCGCTCGCCACCGGGCTGGCGGCGCTGATCGCGGGCATCCGGCTGCTCACCTCGAAGAAGGGCGAGCGCTCCTGA
- the arfB gene encoding alternative ribosome rescue aminoacyl-tRNA hydrolase ArfB: MSVMDDLRVEPGPGAPRGLSVPAGELTEQFSRSSGPGGQGVNTTDSRVQLGLDVGTSSAFSDTQRARVLDRLSSRLAGTVLWVSAEEHRSQRQNRAAARRRLAELLRDAVAPPVPRKPTRPTRGSQRRRLEGKRQRSEIKRARRRPDTD; encoded by the coding sequence ATGAGCGTTATGGACGACCTGCGCGTGGAGCCCGGCCCCGGTGCTCCCCGCGGCCTCAGCGTCCCGGCCGGCGAGCTCACGGAACAGTTCTCCCGGTCCTCCGGCCCCGGCGGCCAAGGTGTGAACACCACGGACTCCCGAGTCCAGCTCGGGCTCGACGTCGGCACGTCGTCCGCGTTCAGCGACACGCAGCGGGCGCGGGTGCTCGACCGGCTCTCGTCGAGGCTCGCGGGCACGGTGCTGTGGGTCAGCGCGGAGGAGCACCGTTCGCAGCGCCAGAACCGGGCGGCGGCCCGGCGGCGGCTCGCCGAGCTGCTCCGGGACGCCGTCGCGCCACCGGTGCCACGGAAGCCGACCCGGCCGACGCGCGGGTCGCAACGTCGCCGGCTCGAGGGCAAGCGTCAGCGGTCGGAGATCAAGCGGGCTCGGCGGCGTCCCGACACCGACTGA
- a CDS encoding dihydrofolate reductase family protein — protein sequence MSRTRVHNLFVSSDGYAAGEQVTFEKPIGDAAALFGRFDGRVIDGVHHIDEPVTVDRALFSMWGQGIGAEIMGRRKFGPQQGAWPDDGWQGWWGDAPPFRTPVFVLTHHPREALYFDNGTSFHFVDAAPQEALRLAQEAAGGLDVRLGGGPSSVRQFLEADLVDFLHVAIVPVVLGAGVRIWDHLAGLEQRFTVESISTSSGLTHQLWNRNPR from the coding sequence ATGTCGCGTACCCGAGTCCACAACCTGTTCGTCTCCTCGGACGGGTACGCCGCCGGTGAGCAGGTGACCTTCGAGAAGCCCATCGGGGACGCCGCCGCCCTCTTCGGCAGGTTCGACGGACGCGTCATCGACGGTGTGCACCACATCGACGAACCGGTCACCGTCGACCGCGCGCTGTTCAGCATGTGGGGCCAGGGGATCGGCGCGGAGATCATGGGACGGCGCAAGTTCGGGCCTCAGCAAGGCGCCTGGCCGGACGACGGCTGGCAGGGCTGGTGGGGTGACGCGCCACCGTTCCGTACGCCGGTCTTCGTCCTCACCCATCACCCGCGCGAGGCGCTGTACTTCGACAACGGCACCAGCTTCCACTTCGTGGACGCCGCGCCGCAGGAGGCACTCCGCCTGGCGCAGGAGGCGGCCGGCGGGCTGGACGTGCGGCTCGGCGGCGGCCCGTCGTCGGTGCGGCAGTTCCTGGAGGCGGACCTGGTCGACTTCCTGCACGTGGCGATCGTCCCGGTCGTGCTCGGTGCCGGCGTGCGCATCTGGGACCACCTCGCCGGGCTGGAGCAGCGCTTCACCGTCGAGTCGATCAGCACCTCCAGCGGCCTGACGCACCAGCTGTGGAACCGCAACCCCCGCTGA
- a CDS encoding RNA polymerase sigma-70 factor, with protein sequence MTATEDPFVAHRGLLFTVAYEMLGSAVDAEDVVQDGWLRWDAIGADARAAVRDPRAFLVRMVTRKALDLLRANARRREEYVGEWLPEPLLTAADVAEDVELAESVSFAMLTVLETLSPTERAVFVLREVFATPYEAIAEAVGKSPAAVRQIGHRARTHVAERRPRMAVSQTEQRAVVERFMEAVTRGDVQGLLDVVAPDVVLVADGGGIAQAVVNPVNGAKKVANLLGSFSRLAPQARILPALLNGAVGARIVGTDDGYDTAISFAVAEGRISRIYAVRNPAKLGRIDAEARLSR encoded by the coding sequence GTGACCGCGACCGAGGACCCGTTCGTCGCCCATCGTGGGCTGCTGTTCACCGTCGCCTACGAGATGCTCGGCTCCGCCGTCGACGCGGAGGACGTCGTGCAGGACGGCTGGCTGCGGTGGGACGCGATCGGCGCGGACGCGCGTGCCGCAGTGCGCGACCCGCGGGCATTCCTCGTGCGGATGGTCACCCGCAAGGCCCTGGACCTCCTGCGCGCCAACGCCCGGCGCCGCGAGGAGTACGTCGGTGAGTGGCTGCCCGAGCCGTTGCTCACCGCGGCGGATGTGGCCGAGGACGTCGAGCTCGCCGAGAGCGTCTCGTTCGCCATGCTCACGGTGCTCGAGACGCTCTCACCCACCGAGCGCGCCGTGTTCGTGCTCCGCGAGGTGTTCGCCACGCCGTATGAGGCGATCGCCGAGGCGGTCGGCAAGTCGCCGGCGGCGGTGCGCCAGATCGGGCATCGCGCTCGCACGCACGTCGCGGAGCGCCGTCCACGGATGGCGGTCAGCCAAACGGAGCAGCGGGCGGTGGTCGAGCGGTTCATGGAGGCAGTGACGCGCGGAGACGTGCAGGGACTGCTCGATGTCGTCGCCCCCGACGTCGTGCTCGTGGCCGACGGTGGCGGGATCGCCCAGGCCGTCGTCAATCCGGTGAACGGGGCGAAGAAGGTCGCCAACCTGCTCGGCTCGTTCAGCCGGCTGGCACCGCAGGCCCGGATCCTGCCCGCGTTGCTCAACGGCGCCGTCGGCGCCCGCATCGTGGGCACCGACGACGGCTACGACACGGCGATCAGCTTCGCGGTGGCCGAGGGCCGGATCAGCCGCATCTACGCCGTCCGCAACCCCGCCAAGCTCGGACGCATCGATGCCGAGGCGAGGCTGAGCCGTTGA
- the hchA gene encoding glyoxalase III HchA produces MTEDTQDKRPAADPAEDGAFFPSPYSLSQYTAAKTDFDGLATEQKYAGDRWKVLVIATDERYMLMQNETFFSTGNHPVETLLPIHHMAQAGYRIDVATVSGGPGKLEWWAFPSGDEAVKATWQATKDDFKAPKKLADVVASGLEDYAAIFIPGGHGAMNGIPFSADVAQALDYFLDNDRLIVSLCHGPAALLAAGIGRDANRFAGYQIVAFPDALDLGANIEIGYLPGQMPWNLGERLKEAGLEITNSEMTGATTRDRNLLTGDSPLAANQLGKDAVLALLEKFGS; encoded by the coding sequence ATGACTGAGGACACCCAGGACAAGCGGCCCGCCGCCGACCCCGCGGAGGACGGCGCGTTCTTCCCGTCGCCGTACTCCCTGTCGCAGTACACCGCCGCGAAGACCGACTTCGACGGTCTGGCGACCGAGCAGAAGTACGCCGGTGATCGCTGGAAGGTGCTCGTCATCGCCACCGACGAGCGCTACATGCTCATGCAGAACGAGACCTTCTTCTCCACCGGCAACCACCCTGTCGAGACCCTGCTGCCCATCCACCACATGGCCCAGGCCGGCTACCGCATCGACGTGGCCACTGTCAGCGGCGGTCCGGGCAAGCTCGAGTGGTGGGCGTTCCCCTCGGGTGACGAGGCGGTCAAGGCGACCTGGCAGGCGACGAAGGACGACTTCAAGGCACCGAAGAAGCTTGCCGACGTGGTCGCGAGCGGGCTCGAGGACTACGCGGCGATCTTCATTCCGGGAGGTCATGGGGCGATGAATGGCATCCCGTTCAGCGCCGATGTGGCCCAGGCTCTCGACTACTTCCTGGACAACGATCGGTTGATCGTGAGCCTGTGCCACGGGCCGGCTGCCCTGCTCGCCGCCGGTATCGGGCGCGACGCGAACCGGTTCGCCGGGTACCAGATCGTGGCGTTCCCGGACGCGCTCGACCTCGGCGCCAACATCGAGATCGGCTACCTGCCCGGCCAGATGCCGTGGAACCTCGGAGAGCGGCTGAAGGAGGCCGGGCTCGAGATCACGAACAGCGAGATGACCGGGGCGACCACCCGCGACCGGAACCTGCTGACCGGCGACAGTCCGCTCGCCGCGAACCAGCTGGGCAAGGACGCCGTCCTCGCCCTGCTGGAGAAGTTCGGCAGCTGA
- a CDS encoding carboxymuconolactone decarboxylase family protein: MTGTTRIPPAQILGFKGLLIKRFAKKTLGRVPTSLGVYWHNQKVLMGMAGVGGKVKKWDACDEQLKSFAHMAVAAQVGCSWCLDFNYFETYNKNLDVTKAREIPRWRASGAFSPLEREVLAYAEAMTSTEPTVTDEMVASLRAQLGDAALVELTAIIGFANLTTRTNVALGIESDGFAAACGLKPIAERTVVGSEG, from the coding sequence ATGACCGGAACGACTCGCATCCCGCCCGCCCAGATCCTCGGCTTCAAGGGGCTGCTGATCAAGCGGTTCGCGAAGAAGACCCTCGGGCGGGTCCCGACCTCGCTCGGTGTCTACTGGCACAACCAGAAGGTGCTGATGGGCATGGCCGGCGTCGGCGGCAAGGTCAAGAAGTGGGATGCGTGCGACGAGCAGCTCAAGTCGTTCGCGCACATGGCGGTGGCCGCCCAGGTGGGCTGCAGCTGGTGCCTGGACTTCAACTACTTCGAGACCTACAACAAGAACCTCGACGTGACCAAGGCGCGGGAGATCCCGCGGTGGCGCGCCTCCGGCGCTTTCTCCCCGCTCGAGCGTGAGGTGCTGGCGTACGCCGAGGCGATGACATCGACCGAGCCGACGGTGACCGACGAGATGGTGGCCTCGTTGCGCGCCCAGCTGGGCGACGCCGCGCTCGTCGAGCTCACGGCGATCATCGGGTTCGCGAACCTCACCACCCGCACCAACGTGGCGCTCGGTATCGAGTCCGACGGCTTCGCCGCGGCCTGCGGTCTCAAGCCGATCGCCGAGCGCACGGTCGTAGGGTCGGAAGGGTGA
- the ychF gene encoding redox-regulated ATPase YchF, which produces MSLTIGIVGLPNVGKSTLFNALTRNNVLAANYPFATIEPNVGVVGVPDPRLGELAKVFGSQRELPATVSFVDIAGIVKGASEGEGLGNKFLANIREADAICQVVRAFSDDNVVHVDGRVDPRSDIETINTELILADLQTIEKALPRLEKDARNKKDLQPVVAEVTKAQALLESGTTLFAGAAGAGIDMDLLRDLHMLTAKPFLYVFNVDTDVLSDDERKAELAEIVAPAEAIFLDAKTEEELIELEPEDAAELLESLGQTESGLDQLAHAGFRTLGLQTYLTAGPKESRAWTIPVGATAPEAAGVIHTDFQRGFIKAEVVSFDDLIATGSMAAAKAAGKVRIEGKDYVMADGDVVEFRFNV; this is translated from the coding sequence GTGAGTCTCACCATCGGAATCGTCGGGCTGCCCAACGTCGGCAAGTCCACCCTCTTCAACGCCCTGACCCGCAACAACGTGCTCGCGGCGAACTACCCGTTCGCGACGATCGAGCCGAACGTCGGCGTGGTCGGCGTCCCGGACCCGCGGCTGGGGGAGCTGGCGAAGGTGTTCGGCAGCCAGCGCGAGCTGCCGGCGACGGTGTCGTTCGTCGACATCGCCGGCATCGTGAAGGGCGCGAGCGAGGGGGAGGGGCTGGGCAACAAGTTCCTCGCCAACATCCGCGAGGCCGACGCGATCTGCCAGGTGGTCCGGGCGTTCAGCGACGACAACGTGGTGCACGTCGACGGCCGGGTCGACCCGCGCTCGGACATCGAGACGATCAACACCGAGCTCATCCTCGCCGACCTGCAGACGATCGAGAAGGCGCTGCCGCGGCTGGAGAAGGACGCCCGGAACAAGAAGGACCTGCAGCCGGTCGTCGCCGAGGTCACCAAGGCCCAGGCGCTGCTGGAGAGCGGGACGACGCTGTTTGCCGGGGCGGCCGGCGCCGGGATCGACATGGACCTGCTGCGCGACCTGCACATGCTCACCGCGAAGCCGTTCCTCTACGTCTTCAACGTCGACACCGACGTCCTTTCCGACGACGAGCGCAAGGCCGAGCTGGCCGAGATCGTCGCGCCGGCCGAGGCGATCTTCCTGGACGCGAAGACCGAGGAGGAGCTCATCGAGCTCGAGCCCGAGGACGCCGCCGAGCTCCTGGAGTCGCTGGGGCAGACCGAGTCCGGGCTCGACCAGCTCGCGCACGCGGGCTTCCGGACCCTCGGCCTGCAGACCTACCTGACCGCCGGACCGAAGGAGTCGCGCGCCTGGACGATCCCGGTCGGCGCGACCGCGCCCGAGGCCGCCGGGGTCATCCACACCGACTTCCAGCGCGGCTTCATCAAGGCCGAGGTCGTCTCCTTCGACGACCTGATCGCCACCGGGTCGATGGCGGCGGCGAAGGCCGCCGGCAAGGTCCGCATCGAGGGCAAGGACTACGTGATGGCGGACGGCGACGTCGTGGAGTTCCGCTTCAACGTGTGA
- a CDS encoding DUF3072 domain-containing protein: MSDKNAHDSDADEPEMLGATEPDQSGAVKDPEDWVSGDEPMTDAQRSYLDTLARQAGEQIPADLTKAEASEHIDRLKSSTGRESTS, encoded by the coding sequence ATGAGCGATAAGAATGCCCACGATTCGGACGCCGACGAGCCGGAGATGCTCGGTGCGACGGAACCGGACCAGTCCGGAGCGGTGAAGGACCCCGAGGACTGGGTCAGCGGGGATGAGCCGATGACCGATGCCCAGCGCAGCTACCTCGACACCCTCGCGCGCCAGGCCGGTGAGCAGATCCCCGCCGACCTGACGAAGGCGGAGGCCTCCGAGCACATCGACCGACTGAAGTCCAGCACCGGGCGGGAGTCGACCTCCTGA
- a CDS encoding RecQ family ATP-dependent DNA helicase, translating into MSDETAQHGERALEEAAAQFGIDEFREGQRDAVRAAVSGRDVLAVMPTGHGKSAIYQVAAMVSSGTAVVVSPLIALQHDQVAAINEALGAERAFVLNSRVGVRREKAAWAALEAGDARFLFLAPEQLAREETVQRLCGLRPTLLVVDEAHCVSSWGQDFRPDYLALGNVRERLGRPTTIALTATAAPPTRADIIERLGLRDPLVIVQSFDRPNIALRVQHHHEDAAKQDAVLDQVQQLSGQGLVYVATRREAEQYAAGLAERGLRTAAYHAGRKQAERDDAHQRFLDGELDVVVATNAFGMGIDKPDVRFVVHAHCPDSLDSYYQEIGRAGRDNAPAHAVLHYRPQDLGLQRFFAGGPPSQAELKAVFRAVQEHGPIRRTPLAEHTGLRPRTQTRVLNLLEHSGSVLTSRRGHRAAPGVTARQAVQTALEDAENQRRVEESRIEMLRGYAETTQCRRVRLLNYFGEQTDERCHNCDTCEDPASAANTEDAATHDSAWPIQTPVSHRDWGSGIVMGTQPDRIVVLFDSVGYRELALELVEQDDDLLVRVVT; encoded by the coding sequence ATGAGCGACGAGACCGCGCAGCATGGCGAGCGGGCGCTGGAAGAGGCGGCCGCGCAGTTCGGCATCGACGAGTTCCGTGAGGGCCAGCGCGATGCCGTCCGGGCGGCGGTGAGCGGCCGGGATGTGCTGGCGGTCATGCCGACCGGTCATGGCAAGTCGGCGATCTACCAGGTCGCCGCGATGGTGTCGTCCGGTACGGCGGTCGTCGTGTCTCCGCTGATCGCGCTGCAGCACGATCAGGTGGCCGCCATCAACGAGGCACTCGGGGCTGAGCGGGCATTCGTGCTCAATTCCCGGGTGGGCGTGCGCCGCGAGAAGGCTGCCTGGGCGGCGCTCGAGGCGGGAGACGCGAGGTTCCTGTTCCTCGCCCCCGAGCAGCTGGCCCGCGAGGAGACGGTGCAGCGACTGTGCGGGCTGCGGCCGACCCTGCTGGTCGTCGACGAGGCGCACTGCGTGTCGTCCTGGGGCCAGGATTTCCGCCCCGACTACCTCGCGCTGGGCAACGTCCGGGAAAGGCTCGGCCGCCCGACCACGATCGCGCTGACCGCTACCGCGGCTCCCCCGACACGCGCCGATATCATCGAGCGGCTGGGCTTGCGCGACCCGCTGGTGATCGTGCAGAGCTTCGATCGGCCCAACATCGCCCTGCGGGTGCAGCATCATCACGAGGACGCCGCGAAGCAGGACGCGGTGCTCGATCAGGTCCAGCAGCTGTCCGGCCAAGGGCTGGTCTACGTCGCGACGCGTCGCGAGGCCGAGCAGTACGCCGCCGGGCTGGCGGAGCGCGGGCTGCGGACGGCGGCGTATCACGCCGGTCGTAAGCAGGCCGAGCGAGATGATGCGCACCAGCGCTTCCTCGACGGCGAGCTCGACGTGGTGGTCGCCACGAACGCCTTCGGGATGGGCATCGACAAGCCCGATGTCAGGTTCGTGGTACACGCGCACTGCCCCGACTCGCTGGACAGCTACTACCAGGAGATCGGGCGAGCCGGCCGCGACAACGCGCCCGCGCACGCGGTGCTGCATTACCGACCGCAAGACCTGGGCCTGCAGCGGTTCTTCGCCGGCGGTCCCCCGTCCCAAGCCGAGCTCAAGGCGGTATTTCGGGCGGTCCAGGAGCACGGCCCGATCCGCCGCACACCGTTGGCCGAGCACACCGGGCTACGACCTCGCACCCAGACGCGGGTGCTGAACTTGCTGGAGCACAGCGGCAGCGTCCTGACCTCGCGCCGCGGCCATCGGGCTGCACCGGGAGTGACGGCGCGGCAGGCGGTCCAGACCGCCCTGGAGGATGCCGAGAACCAGCGCCGCGTCGAGGAATCTCGTATCGAGATGCTCCGGGGCTACGCCGAGACCACGCAGTGCCGACGCGTCCGGCTGCTGAACTACTTCGGCGAGCAGACCGATGAGCGCTGCCACAACTGCGACACCTGCGAGGATCCCGCCTCCGCGGCGAACACGGAGGACGCCGCCACGCACGACTCGGCCTGGCCGATCCAGACACCGGTCTCCCACCGGGATTGGGGCTCAGGCATCGTGATGGGCACCCAGCCGGACCGGATCGTGGTGCTGTTCGATTCGGTGGGCTATCGCGAGCTGGCGCTGGAGCTCGTCGAGCAGGACGACGATCTGCTCGTCCGCGTCGTCACCTAG
- a CDS encoding carboxymuconolactone decarboxylase family protein produces MTGYHDHSDTKFMRDIREGAPREFEAWLNLDKIVAIEDGAIPRKYRELIALAVAHATQCVYCLDAHAAGAAQAGATKNEIAETSMLAAALRAGGGATHGMLAMKFFEEHSKKAGGADD; encoded by the coding sequence ATGACTGGATATCACGATCATTCCGACACCAAGTTCATGCGCGACATCCGCGAAGGAGCACCGCGCGAGTTCGAGGCGTGGCTCAACCTCGACAAGATCGTGGCCATCGAGGACGGCGCCATCCCGCGGAAGTACCGCGAGCTGATCGCGCTCGCGGTCGCGCACGCGACGCAGTGCGTGTACTGCCTCGACGCGCATGCGGCCGGGGCCGCGCAGGCCGGCGCCACGAAGAACGAGATCGCCGAGACCTCGATGCTCGCAGCGGCGCTGCGCGCCGGCGGCGGGGCGACGCACGGCATGCTCGCGATGAAGTTCTTCGAGGAGCACTCGAAGAAGGCCGGCGGCGCGGACGACTGA